Below is a genomic region from Amphiura filiformis chromosome 19, Afil_fr2py, whole genome shotgun sequence.
taatgagaggaatacaattagatcatttttatccatattcccccaattttgacatttcaggcctgcattagcggccattttggaaatatgcaaattaacattttcCCCTGTGCCCTTTTTTGccgtttttggatatgttgttcatgatggtgtttagagtcacttgcaagcaaaaacattggtgttccattttgGCTACATGTAGTTTATACGTAAATTAACTCGTCTATAGAATTGAATGTGCTCAATATTAAATCAATGCTGTGATTTCCCCGCCCATACTATTCAGTAAATCACCATTGACAATTCAGAAGTTTATCAGCTAATTTTCTCTTCACACGTTTTGAATACAGACTTTTTTCCTTTGTAACTCAACTCAGTATACAGCTATCTCTTTACTCATGTCAAATGCGTGGTTCATTGACTTCTAATGCAATTGCTTCACATACCTACGCTGTGTCAGCAATCCTTAAAGTTGGAATACAATTTTTAGAGTGCATTATACAGACATCGTCAGCCTAAGTTGACAAGGATGGCAGCGAACAATGCCGCAGGGAGATTGTAATGTATTATAAGCATAAAGTATTCAATCGATACATGTACACACTATTATTTTGATTTCCTTTCGTTGAGGTACAGTGTTGCCAATCAGCCAACAATAAGCTCCCTAATTGGGCAATTTCAACAGACTTAAAAGCCGGGAAATTCAATACAGAATTCCCACTGCATGCAGCATCACCCTCTTGCGTTCACCGCATCTCCAAAGGGCGCATTGTCACCGTTGTGGAGGGCAAATTTAAAATCTTTTTAGGCAACACTACATACGATTTTTACCTTGACAATAATTATGGTGGAAGAACATGGTGTAGCCGTGTGTTTTACCAAATGGGGCAAACTTCTAGTGGCGGTGGGGGAATTAATATGAATCTTGAAAACCCAGGAGCAGTACCAGGGACAGATAATCCAAACATACCTTCAATAACAAACCCAGGAGTGTCTATACGCAATAGGGACATGAATAATACCGATTCTTCTCACCCAGCTGATATGGTACGTGATGTTGATTTATCTGGTGGACTCCGAACTACAACAACTGCTGTGACAAGTTCGCAGGAAGGAAATGTTTGGACGTGGAATTTTATTCATATAGCTGTGGTTTCCTCGGGTGTTGCTCTATTAGTATTAGTTGTCTTAGCGTTACTGATCTTTGTTGTGTATTACAAAAGAGTTTTAAAACCAAAAAGGGCCAATGTTTCGTTTGTGGGTGTTTCGCCATCGTACCATCGCGCCAGATCAACGATCTTTAACAGATTTGCTGCTGAAGAAGCAGCCCGCAGGATCACTGCGAAAGAAGACGCTGCACGAAAAAGGACACCTAGTCCGCGAACTGTCAGTGAAGAGATACCCATGGCAATACTGAGCCAAATGCAAAATGATCCTACGATTGAGTACGATGATGAAATTGGTAATACAACGCACCAGCAAGAAACTGAAGTAGATGGAGTCTTCCATCATCACAGCATGCCTCATCTTGATGTGGAAGATACTCAAATATATAATGAACTGCCTCACCACGATATGTCTCCTCACACCATGCCACATCCTCGACATCATCAGGTACAGACGCATTCTCACCAAAGATACCATCCGCATCCACGCCGTCGCATCAGATCCGATGTGAATGGTAACGTCACACATCCAATGCATTTGTCGCATTTACATGGGAGTCATCATCCAAGGAAATACCTTACCGATCACAGGATATCCCACATGAACAATAAGACACGCGGTAGACTGTTATCAGAACCAGTTGCGCCGCAAAGACTGTGCGCCTGTTATTTACCGCATAGGCCAATGCCGCGTACGATGAGTGGGGTAGGAAGAACGCACAGATCTTTCAGACCTAACAGATCTAAATTGCCGAAGTTCAATTTAGCTGGTGAAAATATTCCTACATCTTCTGAACCAAGCGTGGTGAGTATCGGTGTTATTTTAAGCACTTATATGAAATATTATGTTGACCCCAGCTCTCTAAATTCCATAGATTGAAAAGATAGTTACACAGCACTTATTGTCTAAGCTCTTAGATTGATATTCTGATCTTTTCATGTCGTCATTTATGATGTGCTCTTAGATTGAGGTTCTGAATGATCTTTTCATATCCCCATGTTTGGAATTTATGAGGACAGTTTGTCTTTGTAGCAGAAAAGATTCGGAATTCCACTTGCATGACTATGAAAATTCAAAAGCCATTTAAAAGAGAAAAATATGCATAGTCTCAATGAAGATCAGAAAATTCAGAATAAGAAGTTACTTTTGTTTCAaaattccatacttttattcacAATACAATGAATGACCATACCTGTCATTTTCCATAAACAATTGGTATACTTACTTGGTATACTTGTTTACTTGGTTGATTAGTCCTGTTGGAGGACTCTCATAATTCTCTTTAAAAGAGTCCACAGTACACTGCAAATTTCTAAGGATACATCGGACGTGTTCAGGATTCATCTGAAGTGTTCAAGAGGAAAATATTCTGATAAGTAATTTTCTATCGTCTTTGGACATGTTAGAAacatgtaaactgagctcaaaaagataTCACAGCAAGTTATTTGACTCTGTCCAAGTCATTGTGTGTTGtcctctctccatagggctacatgtaaagaccagttatagacaaatggccctaaaataaaactgactcgtgcgaatttcctcaaattttgcatatgatgtagatttaacatctgcaATGTAATGCAAGtaatgtcgttgctgctcttctaaattcatttttaaaatgtccgccccagaccaaggtgaggaATCTGTTTGTGCAAgaaaatacactaagccaaaaaagaaacttatacaaTTCTCACAAGGTCATATTCTTAAAATCCtacatgtgcatcaaaatgaaccaaaattacacacaagattatttcaatactctacactaaacacatgtcagtaaccaagcagttatgcaactgacacaacagcataatgcactgacattgaacagcttcATGGACAACATGCACATCCCAATAATTGACACcgagcacaagaaatctgtgagaatgcgtataaGATCTTTACACATAcgacaatttccaaagagtaagtggaatagtgtggaacggggcttAATTCTGCTTTTCACGCATTTTCTTCacgaaacaggtcttgttctacattattccacttactcacagatttcttttgctgggtgccatttattgagctgtgaatgtggtccaggaaactgttccatgtcagtgcattctgctgttgtgtcagttggataactgcttggttacgaacatgtgtttagagtagagtattggagtaatcatgtgtgtaattttggtttattttgatgcacaggatgttgagatatgaccttgtgaaaattgtataactttcttttttggcttagtgtattttcTTGCACAAATAGATTCCTCAACACACAACGAGCCAATCATCTAGCCACAAGGatcaaaaagtatagtttgtcctaTCTAATAATAGTTTAGTGGCTATAGGGTAATAATGGTTCAAGGTCATCATGGGGTAATTGTTTCAGAATGcttcgatttttttttaatgtgtcaaAATCTTCGTATATTATGAGCTATACCGAATGTACAATTCATGACATCCGATTGCATGTTTAAAGGGCAAATATGTTTAGGGTTGCTACGTTATGTCTTATAAGGTACACACTGAAATGTTATTGGTAGATTAAATTATGATCTTAGGTCAATGTGATCAGAGAAATAAGTTGGACCGAGTTTCTGGCACAATTGTTGGCATAATTCTTCCAGGatgaccttaagggctggggtatgaacgtttggacagtattattttgggacattagagcacatcagacatatcgaattgcattctgaatacgaagaatgtcgttctgatatcaaataattttgattttttgaaattcgcaatttaatacacattttatggcaaatcattaaaaattgatatttttgatatttaacagtacgaagtaaactttataaatctgatgatttatacttaaagtgtatgtaggtgggatgaaaagccgacgatcaattgaaaattttgacctttcgtattgaagatatggattttttccccaaacaccaaaaaaaattaggtctttttgggaaaaaatccatatcttcaatatgaaaggtcaaaattttcaattgactgtcggcttttcctccctgctacatacactttaggaatatatcattagatttatataatttacttcgaggactgttatatatcaaaaatttgaaaaatatcaaatttttataatttgtcataaaatttgtattatattgtgattttcaaaaaatgaaaattatttgatatcagaaagacatgcttcgtattcagattgcaattcgataggtctgaggtgctctcatgtcccacaaaaaatactgtcgaaacgcaataaacgctcattttagatcccttaaaggtttCCTAGTCTTTAAATTGAAAACAACAGATTATGGACGTAGCAAATGATacctttatattatatataaactgggctcaaaaagaaacttataaattttcacaaggtcatatcaaatgaaccaaaattgcagacaggattacttcaatactctactctaaacactggtcagtaaccaaacaggtgtccaactgacacaacagcaatatgcactgacatggaacaacttcctggaccacattcacaaccCAATAATTGGCACATAACCAAGAAAtttgtgagtaagtggaataatgtggaacaagacctgtttcttgaacaaagtgtgtgaaaagcagaagcagcccgttcctcactattccacttactctttggaaattatcacctgtgAAAGGATCTCGTAGGCagtctcacagatttcttttgtcgggtgccaattattcgcctgtgaatgtggtccaggaagctgtttcgtgtcagtgcattttgctcttGTGTCAACTGCttgattactgacatgtgtttagagtagagtattgaagtaattctgtgtgtttttggctcatatttatggacagaattttaagatatgaccttgtgaaaaaatataagtttccaggccttgtcttttgaaaattgctggcgagtgacaaatcactctcctcaaaacttatcaggtgagctgtaggcgggtgattttaatcacttgtattagtattacaccaaatgtaggcgagtgataaaactctctcctcagcttcattttaggcgagtgatgACGAGTGATCGCactcactcgcctcaaaagacaaggcctgagtttctttttgagtccagtttatttttgtgggacgcgagagcacatcagacatatcgaattgcattctgaatacgaagaatgtccttatgatatcaaatagttttgattttttgaaattcgcgataaaatacacattttatggcaaatgattaaaaattgatatttttgatataacagtcctcgaagtaaactttacaaatctaatgatatgtatttaaatgtatgtagctgggataaaaaccgacgatcaattgaaaatgttgacctttcatattgaagatatagatttatttcccaaaagacctattttttggtgtttggggggaaaatccatctttagatttagaaagtttagttcgaggactgttaaatatcaaaactttaaaaaatatgaaattgtaataatttgtgataaaatttgtattatatcgcgaattaaaaaaaaaaattatattagaaggacattcctcgtaatcAGAATTcaactgatgtgctctcatgtcccacaaaaaatactgtcgaaacgttcataccagagcccttaacaaTGCTCAAGGACCCTACAGAcattttagtggatgtagaatattcgatgtaacatatcgtcattatataatctattcccattcaatttccagtaatgttcaagttctaacgaatgtttgatgacgtaaaatcaataatatatttctaccagatattctacgtaacatattatcgattttacgtcataaaACATTCGTCAGCACTTAAACATTTTTACTAGGAATAGAAAGGGGATAGATTAAATAACCAAGACATGTTATACATTTAATGTTCTACGTCGAATACTCGGGAgtctgtagactatgccatagtcgtaTTTTATTAaagatatgttattattagtcatgatgaacccatttcgttgaactcaaattatattgatgtttattaaaattaaagtattcaatagtaaaatggtcataaagaattaagaatatcagatgattagtgacaataaaagtaattgaatgcaacattatcttgcataattataatggctcactttaatactgaacaattctgattttggaatctaccaatttattgatagcgaaccattgggaagctaacaaacagagggagtgcggtgactgaaaagatcagatacagatgtgaaaatctatcagttgcacacaaatcaatataaatcagagttttatgcttaaatgtaatagccagagtatacaaagtggactacggagaagtctagggagTCTGTAGCGGTCTTCAGGCaattattgagctattccatttaaaatcgacactacccctgtggaatatttagctaaagtctgggtaaattccatttgaaatactcactccagttgtggaagatataggtaacgcTATAATTCAAAGGGAGTATCGGTTTAAAagtgattaactctgaccaattacatttgaaaaacatactccccctgtagaagatatttccaaaatcttccacaggggtagtttggattttaactgatggaatagtccattaggtTGACGATATCATATTATAAGTACCTGGTAACTGTTTCCTCTTCCATTTCAGATCTTTAGTGGCACTCGAGCACCAAGGAACTCCCTCTCACCAGAagaccaccatcatcatcatcatgatgaacCGTACGATGAAAACTACAATAATACTCAAGATCTCTATCCAAACTCTCATGGACCTGAGACTTGCACGGTTAACAGTTTCGTCTACGTTCGGGTACGGTATTCCATATCTCATCTCATATAGCCTGGGAAGGTAAAATTGGATTTGTTTAGGCGTGCACGTAAACAGTATACCAGAGGGCCTAAGATTTacagggatatgagaaaaatatgaatatGGCACATGATTTACTCGTCAAGACCCCAACAGCGTCCAATCAATTGCATCTTTAATAACATATTCTCTGTTGAACggatcttttcagagccaccacatatTTACTTTTCTCTGTTTACAAGGgcggtcttcagtgaacggctcttttcagagccaccacttatTCACttttctctgtagacaaggggtggTCTTCAGTGTACGCctcttttcagagccaacaaAACATTTACATTAGTAGATAGGCGGGGTCTgcttctctgttgacaaggggcagtcctCAGTGaagggctcttttcagagccatcagtagataGTTTGTCCCGAAGTAGTCAGAGCTACTTccgacgaaagcttgacagttccaaaTTGTCCGACGACGACGCCGCTACAAAACTTACTAATTATTATTAACCTAATCATAATAGATTTATTCTCTTTCATCGTTTACCTTATCTCCAGGGCCGGAACCATGGTAACACACCTACTCCACGACTAGTCGTACCAACCAACACTCCCAACAGTCACCATTCGGGCGCAGGCTCCGTTAGTCTCTGCGGTGGCGTCCCTAACACGTGTCCGCCTTTGGATTCCGATTTTGGCGCCAGTGCAGGAGTCTCCCAATGCAACGTATCCTCTGATACCAGCATGACAGTGGCCATAGGAACCGGTTGTTCTGTATCAGTTGTCGGCGACTTATCTTATGAATGGGATGGTTATGATCCTGCGTATCACAATAGTCAGATACTTGGTTACCTGGATGGAGCGTATTTTCCTATACTTCACACCAGCCAATATTGGGTTTAAATAATCCACAATGACGTTTTTGCACAAGTTTGCCCAtgaataagaaagaaaacaaggtATATATAGCTGTAACTGAGGCTGGTTAGAGAGCTATCCCTTCTGGAGAGCTTC
It encodes:
- the LOC140140453 gene encoding uncharacterized protein, translating into MGQTSSGGGGINMNLENPGAVPGTDNPNIPSITNPGVSIRNRDMNNTDSSHPADMVRDVDLSGGLRTTTTAVTSSQEGNVWTWNFIHIAVVSSGVALLVLVVLALLIFVVYYKRVLKPKRANVSFVGVSPSYHRARSTIFNRFAAEEAARRITAKEDAARKRTPSPRTVSEEIPMAILSQMQNDPTIEYDDEIGNTTHQQETEVDGVFHHHSMPHLDVEDTQIYNELPHHDMSPHTMPHPRHHQVQTHSHQRYHPHPRRRIRSDVNGNVTHPMHLSHLHGSHHPRKYLTDHRISHMNNKTRGRLLSEPVAPQRLCACYLPHRPMPRTMSGVGRTHRSFRPNRSKLPKFNLAGENIPTSSEPSVIFSGTRAPRNSLSPEDHHHHHHDEPYDENYNNTQDLYPNSHGPETCTVNSFVYVRGRNHGNTPTPRLVVPTNTPNSHHSGAGSVSLCGGVPNTCPPLDSDFGASAGVSQCNVSSDTSMTVAIGTGCSVSVVGDLSYEWDGYDPAYHNSQILGYLDGAYFPILHTSQYWV